Proteins from a single region of Butyrivibrio fibrisolvens:
- a CDS encoding LytTR family DNA-binding domain-containing protein, whose amino-acid sequence MKLFVRENQNLTETEVEIRCKERTDEVENLVCAINSATSVVIGEKENGDKARVYLTKILYFEAVDRNVYAYTDSDIYRVRKTMYDIEDMVANDHFVRISKSVIVNIRAVRRISPDSARRLKLLLSSGEWVIVSRNYVEDFKQSIGMKGNS is encoded by the coding sequence TTGAAGCTCTTTGTACGGGAAAATCAAAATCTGACAGAAACGGAAGTGGAAATAAGGTGTAAGGAGAGGACAGACGAAGTAGAGAATCTCGTATGCGCCATTAATTCCGCAACAAGTGTCGTCATAGGAGAAAAAGAGAATGGAGATAAAGCCCGGGTTTATCTTACCAAAATTCTCTATTTCGAGGCTGTTGACAGAAACGTTTATGCTTATACAGATTCTGATATCTATAGGGTCAGAAAAACCATGTACGACATAGAAGACATGGTTGCAAACGACCATTTTGTCCGTATTTCAAAATCAGTGATCGTTAATATCAGAGCTGTCAGAAGAATATCTCCTGATAGCGCGAGACGATTAAAACTCCTGCTTTCAAGTGGCGAATGGGTTATTGTTTCCCGAAACTACGTGGAAGATTTCAAGCAGAGTATTGGAATGAAAGGAAACAGCTGA
- a CDS encoding NUDIX domain-containing protein, with the protein MVKFTWFKDSVPKQLPVKQVYGIAFSADNRVVLRIEDGKYKLTGGKPENTESFEETLKREYIEELNIELEDIHYLGYLLVEENSDKYAQVRMIAKIKDIYDSHVDPATGKIYGRELVAVNGIKDHLNYSDHAGNEMIDDAIQLAKDKDLLRY; encoded by the coding sequence ATGGTTAAATTCACATGGTTCAAAGATTCTGTTCCTAAACAGTTACCAGTAAAACAAGTCTATGGAATAGCATTTTCAGCTGACAATCGAGTCGTCTTGAGGATTGAGGATGGGAAATACAAATTGACTGGAGGTAAGCCTGAAAATACAGAATCCTTTGAAGAGACATTGAAACGGGAATATATTGAAGAATTAAATATTGAACTGGAAGATATCCATTACCTCGGGTATTTATTGGTGGAGGAAAACTCAGATAAGTATGCTCAGGTAAGAATGATAGCGAAGATAAAAGATATTTATGATAGCCATGTTGATCCGGCTACAGGAAAAATATATGGGAGAGAGCTGGTAGCAGTTAATGGGATTAAAGATCATCTAAACTATTCTGATCATGCAGGTAATGAGATGATTGATGATGCTATACAACTTGCCAAGGACAAAGATCTCTTGAGATATTGA